Proteins from a genomic interval of Phenylobacterium sp. LH3H17:
- a CDS encoding L-threonylcarbamoyladenylate synthase translates to MDEHRPDTGQGRDPGGPHGEAALAAAAQALRDGGLVILPTETVYGLAGNAADPAAVAAIFEAKGRPRFNPLISHVADLATAETLAVFDDRARSLAEAFWPGPLTLVLPIAKDTVVCDLARAGLDTVALRVPAHPLARALLTAFGGPVVAPSANRSGRPSPTTYADAMEETGDKAAASLDGGACEIGLESTVVALLDEPRLLRPGAVTRAQIEALIGSLAEAQADAKRSPGRLARHYSPKAPVRLEALGPEPGEAYLAFGPGVHRWNLSPSGDLREAAANLFSYLREADRTDPRAIAVAPIPHEGLGEAINDRLKRAAGFVG, encoded by the coding sequence GTGGACGAACACAGACCAGATACCGGCCAAGGTCGCGATCCAGGTGGACCTCACGGCGAAGCGGCGCTAGCCGCCGCGGCGCAGGCGCTGCGCGACGGCGGGCTGGTGATCCTGCCCACCGAGACGGTCTACGGCCTGGCCGGGAACGCCGCCGACCCGGCGGCCGTGGCGGCGATCTTCGAGGCCAAGGGCCGGCCGAGGTTCAACCCCCTGATCAGCCACGTGGCCGACCTGGCCACGGCCGAGACCCTGGCGGTGTTCGACGACCGGGCGCGCAGCTTGGCGGAAGCCTTCTGGCCCGGCCCGCTCACCCTGGTCCTGCCCATCGCCAAGGACACCGTGGTCTGCGATCTGGCGCGGGCGGGCCTGGACACCGTGGCCCTGCGCGTTCCGGCCCATCCCCTGGCCCGCGCCCTGCTGACCGCGTTCGGCGGCCCGGTGGTCGCCCCCTCCGCCAATCGGTCGGGACGCCCCAGCCCGACGACCTATGCCGACGCCATGGAGGAGACCGGCGACAAGGCCGCCGCCTCTCTCGACGGCGGCGCCTGCGAGATCGGCCTGGAGTCCACGGTGGTCGCCTTGCTGGACGAGCCGCGCCTGCTGCGGCCCGGCGCGGTGACCCGGGCCCAGATCGAAGCCCTGATCGGGTCGTTGGCCGAGGCGCAGGCCGACGCCAAGCGCTCGCCCGGCCGCCTGGCGCGCCACTATTCGCCCAAGGCCCCGGTGAGACTGGAGGCCTTGGGCCCAGAGCCCGGCGAGGCCTATCTGGCCTTCGGCCCCGGCGTGCACCGTTGGAATCTCAGCCCGTCCGGCGACCTGCGAGAGGCGGCGGCGAACCTGTTCAGCTATCTGCGCGAGGCCGACCGCACCGATCCGCGCGCCATCGCCGTCGCGCCCATCCCGCACGAGGGCCTGGGCGAGGCGATAAACGACCGGCTCAAGCGCGCGGCGGGCTTTGTCGGCTAG
- the yaaA gene encoding peroxide stress protein YaaA: protein MLIVISPAKALDFTAPAAVLPMTTPEMAADIAELAVAAKKLKASDLKRMMDLSDNLAQLNRERFQAFDPAMEDGLQAAFAFNGDVYSGLKARELDKKGLAYAQSHLRILSGLYGVLRPMDIIQPYRLEMGVSLKTRRGKTLYAFWGDKIATALNEAAAGQKDPTLVNCASLEYFGAVDVKALKLPLVTAKFFEEKDGESKIISFYAKKARGLMARYAIDHRIERAVDLKAFDSEGYKFQKSASTDTEWVFSRPQPPLVSQLRKKKD, encoded by the coding sequence ATGCTGATCGTCATCTCCCCGGCCAAGGCGCTGGACTTCACCGCGCCCGCGGCCGTCCTGCCGATGACCACGCCGGAAATGGCGGCCGACATCGCCGAGCTGGCGGTGGCCGCCAAGAAGCTCAAGGCCTCCGACCTCAAGCGGATGATGGACCTGTCTGACAACCTGGCGCAGCTCAACCGCGAGCGGTTCCAGGCCTTCGATCCGGCCATGGAGGACGGCCTGCAGGCGGCCTTCGCTTTCAACGGCGACGTCTATTCGGGGCTGAAGGCCCGCGAGCTGGACAAGAAGGGCCTCGCCTACGCCCAGTCGCACCTGCGCATCCTGTCGGGACTGTACGGGGTCCTGCGGCCCATGGACATCATCCAGCCCTACCGCCTGGAGATGGGCGTTTCGCTGAAGACCAGGCGCGGCAAGACCCTCTACGCCTTCTGGGGCGACAAGATCGCCACGGCTCTGAACGAGGCCGCCGCGGGCCAGAAGGACCCGACCCTGGTGAACTGCGCCAGCCTGGAATATTTCGGCGCCGTCGATGTGAAGGCGCTCAAGCTGCCCCTGGTGACCGCCAAGTTCTTCGAGGAGAAGGACGGCGAGTCCAAGATCATCTCGTTCTACGCCAAGAAGGCGCGGGGCCTGATGGCCCGCTACGCCATCGACCATCGCATCGAGCGGGCCGTCGACCTCAAGGCCTTCGATTCCGAGGGCTACAAGTTCCAGAAGAGCGCCTCGACCGATACCGAGTGGGTGTTCTCGCGACCCCAGCCGCCGCTGGTCTCGCAACTGCGCAAGAAGAAGGACTGA
- a CDS encoding 3-hydroxybutyrate dehydrogenase: MAVDYGIQGHVAVITGSTSGIGQALAGALAEQGVNVILNGFGDPAQIEHDRRKLQERTNASILYHGADMTKPEEITDLIDYAVREFGRLDILVNNAGIQHVAPVDEFPPEKWDALIAVILSSTFHASRAAIPIMKAQGRGRIVNIASAHGLVASAFKAPYVAAKFGVVGFTKGLGVELARTGITANAICPGYVKTPLIEKQIGDQAIARGIPEDRVMEDVILAAQPNKQFVEYGHLAGMLLYLVSDMGASATGAALSIDGGWTAT; this comes from the coding sequence ATGGCCGTCGACTATGGGATCCAAGGCCACGTGGCCGTCATCACCGGCTCCACCAGCGGGATCGGCCAGGCCCTGGCCGGCGCCCTGGCCGAGCAGGGGGTGAACGTCATCCTCAACGGCTTCGGCGACCCGGCCCAGATCGAGCATGACCGCCGCAAGCTGCAGGAGCGGACCAATGCGTCGATCCTCTATCACGGCGCGGACATGACCAAGCCCGAGGAGATCACCGACCTGATCGACTATGCGGTGCGCGAGTTCGGCCGCCTGGACATCCTGGTCAACAACGCCGGCATCCAGCACGTGGCCCCGGTCGATGAGTTCCCGCCGGAAAAGTGGGACGCCCTGATCGCGGTGATCCTGTCTTCGACCTTCCACGCCAGCCGCGCGGCCATCCCGATCATGAAGGCTCAGGGCAGGGGCCGGATCGTCAACATCGCCTCGGCCCACGGCCTGGTCGCCTCGGCCTTCAAGGCGCCCTATGTGGCCGCCAAGTTCGGCGTCGTCGGCTTCACCAAGGGCCTGGGGGTGGAACTGGCCCGCACCGGCATCACCGCCAACGCCATCTGTCCCGGCTATGTGAAGACCCCGCTGATCGAGAAGCAGATCGGCGACCAGGCCATCGCCCGCGGCATTCCCGAGGACCGGGTGATGGAGGACGTGATCCTGGCGGCCCAGCCCAACAAGCAGTTCGTCGAGTACGGCCACTTGGCCGGCATGCTGCTGTACCTGGTCTCCGACATGGGCGCCTCGGCCACCGGGGCGGCGCTTTCCATCGACGGCGGCTGGACGGCGACCTAG
- a CDS encoding FAD-binding oxidoreductase, whose product MTISVPADVLSRLKAVLGEGGWSQDPERLAPKLVEWRDRWVGETPFLALPKSTQDVAAVVGICFEAGVPITPQGGNTGLVGGQIPLGEILLSTERLRAIRDIDAFDDVIVAEAGVTLAAVHEAALSKGRRFPLDLASEGTATIGGVVSTNAGGTAVLRYGNTRELVLGLEAVLPNGEVWNGLKRLRKDNTGYDLKQLLIGAEGTLGVVTAASLKLFPVLVSRATAIAAVDTPQAALDLLVRAKDTAGTGVEAFELMGRRGLEFVLKNIVGQRDPLAQVHPWYVLIEIASGEPGAAEAALERLLSKGLEDGLVRDAVVAQTKAQARALWSIRENQSPGQKPEGATWKHDVSVPVSRVADFLTQATAAMEVLVPGCRVTAFGHMGDGNIHYDIIRPDGGDDAVHSARRGEGSRIVHDIVASMGGSISAEHGLGAMKTEEARRYKSPVEVAALTAIRQSLDPKRIMNPRVLF is encoded by the coding sequence ATGACCATCTCCGTCCCCGCCGATGTGCTCTCGCGCCTGAAGGCCGTGCTGGGCGAGGGCGGCTGGAGCCAGGATCCCGAGCGCCTGGCGCCCAAGCTGGTGGAGTGGCGCGACCGCTGGGTGGGCGAGACCCCGTTCCTGGCCCTGCCGAAATCCACGCAGGATGTCGCCGCCGTGGTCGGGATCTGTTTCGAGGCCGGCGTGCCGATCACCCCCCAGGGCGGCAATACAGGTCTGGTCGGCGGCCAGATCCCGCTGGGCGAGATCCTGCTCTCCACCGAGCGCCTGCGGGCCATCCGGGATATCGACGCCTTCGACGACGTGATCGTGGCCGAGGCCGGCGTGACCCTGGCGGCGGTGCATGAGGCGGCGCTCTCCAAGGGCCGGCGCTTCCCGCTGGACCTGGCCTCGGAAGGCACGGCGACCATCGGCGGGGTGGTCTCCACCAATGCCGGCGGCACGGCGGTCCTGCGCTATGGCAATACCCGCGAGCTGGTCCTGGGCCTGGAGGCGGTGCTGCCCAATGGCGAGGTCTGGAATGGGCTCAAGCGCCTGCGCAAGGACAACACGGGCTACGACCTCAAGCAGCTGCTGATCGGCGCCGAAGGGACTCTGGGCGTCGTCACCGCCGCCAGCCTGAAGCTGTTCCCGGTCCTGGTCTCGCGCGCCACCGCCATCGCCGCGGTGGACACGCCCCAGGCCGCGCTGGACCTGCTGGTGCGCGCCAAGGACACGGCCGGGACCGGGGTCGAGGCCTTCGAGCTGATGGGGCGGCGCGGGCTCGAGTTCGTACTGAAGAACATCGTGGGCCAGCGCGACCCCCTGGCGCAGGTCCATCCCTGGTACGTGCTGATCGAGATCGCGTCCGGGGAGCCCGGCGCGGCCGAGGCGGCCCTCGAGCGGCTGCTGTCCAAGGGCCTGGAGGACGGCCTGGTCCGCGACGCGGTGGTCGCCCAGACCAAAGCCCAGGCCAGGGCCCTGTGGTCTATCCGCGAGAACCAGTCGCCGGGCCAAAAGCCCGAGGGCGCCACCTGGAAGCATGATGTGTCCGTCCCGGTGAGCCGCGTCGCCGACTTCCTGACCCAGGCGACCGCGGCCATGGAGGTCCTTGTCCCCGGCTGCCGGGTCACCGCCTTCGGCCACATGGGCGACGGCAATATCCACTACGACATCATCCGCCCGGACGGCGGCGACGACGCTGTCCACTCGGCCCGGCGAGGCGAGGGCTCGCGCATCGTCCACGACATCGTGGCCTCCATGGGCGGTTCGATCTCGGCCGAGCATGGCCTGGGCGCCATGAAGACCGAGGAAGCGCGGCGCTACAAAAGCCCGGTCGAGGTTGCGGCGCTCACCGCCATAAGGCAGAGCCTGGACCCGAAGCGGATCATGAATCCGCGAGTCCTGTTCTGA